A window from Drosophila nasuta strain 15112-1781.00 chromosome 3, ASM2355853v1, whole genome shotgun sequence encodes these proteins:
- the LOC132794203 gene encoding LOW QUALITY PROTEIN: lon protease homolog, mitochondrial (The sequence of the model RefSeq protein was modified relative to this genomic sequence to represent the inferred CDS: deleted 1 base in 1 codon), with translation MFTRAIRMRSMLRGLSTMASTYTRHNRHAQNSMVEYFNEVRLLRFKGAAASTAQTQRYFSRKRGDEDDIMAEAEPELLTDQRDGQQLPATVAVPDVWPHVPMLAMRRHPLFPRFMKIVEVSNPIVMDLLRRKVKLNQPYVGVFLKKTDGEEEIIHNLDDVYAVGTFAQIQELQDLGDKLRMVVVAHRRIRITGQVMEDVQPASKSAEDQSNADADATSRLVNRSMRKPRGRNARRQTNKREEAAAEELVQRQTLESPLPSGRVKPTATPKPPTVAASETAGEAGEENKDAETTPTTPPVLIVEVENIKLPAYKQTEEVKALTQEIIKTLRDIITMNPLYRESLQQMLHQNQRVVDNPIYLCDLGASLSAGEPGELQKILEETDIPQRLLLALALLKKELELSRLQQKIGREVEEKVKQQHRKYILQEQLKVIKKELGIEKDDKDAIGEKYREKLKDKTVPESIKTVIDEELTKLNFLESHSSEFNVTRNYLDWLTSLPWGVISPENLCLDKATEILNNDHYGMEDIKKRILEFIAVSSLKGTTQGKILCFHGPPGVGKTSIAKSIARALNREYFRFSVGGMTDVAEIKGHRRTYVGAMPGKLIQCLKKTKTENPLVLIDEVDKIGKGYQGDPSSALLELLDPEQNANFLDHYLDVPVDLSRVLFICTANVIDTIPEPLRDRMELIEMSGYVAEEKVAIARQYLIPQAMNDCGLTEKQINITEDALNMLIRSYCRESGVRNLQKQIEKVIRKVAFRLVKKEGEEFPVNADNLTTFLGKQVFSSDRMYNTTPAGVVMGLAWTAMGGSSLYIETSRRHIRAEKPESNTGSLHLTGNLGDVMKESAQIALTVARNFLYTHEPNNKFLEQEHIHLHVPEGATPKDGPSAGVTIITALVSLATGKPVRPDVAMTGEVSLKGKVLTVGGIKEKTIAARRSGVTCLILPVDNKKDFEELPGFITDGLEVHFASDYDDVFKIAFADTNLTTSETNSTTPVAQREKIPSAATASPKTGSS, from the exons atgTTTACACGTGCCATACGTATGCGCTCAATGCTGCGCGGCCTCTCCACAATGGCTTCTACGTACACACGCCACAATCGCCATGCTCAAAATTCGATGGTTGAGTATTTCAATGAGGTACGACTGCTGCGTTTCAAGGGAGCCGCTGCTTCGACGGCACAGACTCAGCGGTATTTTAGTCGCAAGCGTGGTGATGAGGATGATATAATGGCGGAAGCGGAACCCGAACTCTTGACGGATCAACGTGACGGACAACAACTACCGGCAACAGTTGCGGTGCCCGATGTTTGGCCCCATGTGCCAATGTTGGCAATGCGCCGGCATCCGCTTTTTCCGCGCTTCATGAAGATTGTTGAG GTCTCGAATCCAATTGTTATGGATCTGCTGCGACGCAAAGTGAAGCTTAATCAGCCCTATGTTGGTGTCTTTCTAAAGAAAACCGACGGTGAAGAGGAAATCATTCACAATTTGGATGATGTTTATGCTGTGGGAACTTTTGCCCAGATCCAAGAACTCCAAGATTTAGGCGACAAGCTGCGTATGGTTGTGGTGGCACACAGACGCATTCGCATCACTGGACAGGTGATGGAGGATGTGCAGCCCGCATCAAAGTCAG CTGAAGATCAGTCGAATGCCGATGCTGATGCCACATCGCGATTGGTCAATCGTAGCATGCGCAAACCTCGTGGACGCAATGCCCGACGCCAAACGAATAAGCGTGAAGAGGCCGCTGCCGAAGAGCTTGTGCAGCGCCAGACGCTGGAGTCACCATTGCCAAGTGGTCGTGTGAAGCCTACAGCAACGCCTAAACCACCCACAGTGGCAGCAAGTGAGACCGCTGGCGAAGCCGGTGAAGAGAACAAGGATGCGGAAACGACGCCAACAACACCGCCTGTGCTTATTGTGGAGGTAGAGAATATCAAGCTGCCTGCCTACAAGCAAACCGAGGAAGTGAAGGCGCTAACTCAGGAGATCATTAAGACGTTGCGTGATATCATAACCATGAATCCGCTCTACAG GGAGAGCTTGCAGCAGATGCTACATCAGAATCAAAGAGTTGTTGACAACCCCATCTACTTGTGTGATTTAGGCGCTTCCCTGTCAGCTGGTGAGCCTGGCGAACTGCAGAAAATATTAGAGGAAACCGAT ATACCTCAACGACTGCTGTTAGCACTTGCGCTG TTAAAAAAGGAATTGGAGCTGTCGCGTTTGCAGCAAAAGATTGGACGTGAGGTCGAGGAGAAGGTCAAACAGCAGCATCGCAAATATATACTTCAGGAACAGTTAAAGGTTATCAAAAAGGAGTTGGGCATTGAGAAGGACGACAAGGATGCCATTGGTGAGAAGTATCGCGAGAAACTTAAAGACAAAACCGTGCCGGAGAGCATTAAAACTGTTATTGACGAAGAGCTGACCAAGCTAAATTTCTTGGAGAGCCACAGCTCagaatttaa cGTTACACGCAACTATTTGGATTGGCTCACCTCACTGCCTTGGGGCGTCATTAGCCCCGAAAACTTGTGCCTTGACAAGGCAACCGAAATTCTGAATAACGATCACTACGGCATGGAGGACATCAAGAAGCGCATCTTGGAGTTCATTGCAGTCAGTTCACTGAAGGGCACAACCCAGGGCAAAATCTTGTGCTTCCATGGTCCACCTGGTGTGGGAAAAACGAGTATTGCCAAGTCGATAGCACGCGCATTAAATCGCGAATATTTCCGCTTCAGTGTGGGTGGCATGACGGATGTGGCCGAAATTAAGGGACATCGACGCACTTATGTAGGCGCCATGCCCGGCAAACTTATTCAGTGCCtgaagaaaacgaaaacggagaaTCCCCTCGTGCTCATCGATGAAGTCGACAAAATTGGCAA AGGCTATCAGGGTGATCCTAGCTCTGCGCTGTTAGAACTGCTCGATCCAGAGCAGAATGCCAATTTCCTTGATCATTACCTCGATGTGCCCGTGGATTTGTCGCGTGTGCTGTTCATTTGCACCGCAAATGTCATTGATACCATACCAGAACCTCTGCGTGATCGCATGGAACTGATTGAAATGTCTGGCTATGTGGCTGAAGAGAAGGTGGCCATTGCACGTCAATACCTAATACCACAGGCCATGAATGATTGCGGTCTAACGgagaaacaaattaatattactgAAGATGCACTGAATATGCTCATTCGGAGCTATTGCCGTGAGAGTGGTGTACGTAATCTGCAGAAGCAAATCGAGAAGGTCATACGCAAGGTGGCGTTCCGCTTGGTCAAGAAAGAGGGCGAGGAATTCCCCGTCAATGCAGACAACTTGACCACGTTCCTGGGCAAACAAGTCTTTAGCTCCGATCGCATGTACAACACAACACCAGCTGGTGTGGTCATGGGCCTAGCCTGGACGGCCATGGGTGGCTCTTCGTTGTACATTGAGACCTCCAGGCGTCATATACGCGCCGAGAAGCCTGAATCGAACACGGGAAGTCTACATTTGACTGGAAATCTGGGCGATGTGATGAAGGAATCGGCACAAATCGCGCTCACCGTAGCACGCAACTTCCTGTACACTCATGAGCCAAATAACAAGTTCCTAGAGCAAGA ACACATTCATCTGCATGTGCCTGAGGGCGCTACGCCAAAGGATGGACCCAGTGCAGGTGTAACCATCATCACAGCTTTAGTTTCATTGGCCACCGGCAAGCCTGTGCGTCCTGATGTGGCCATGACGGGCGAGGTGTCACTCAAGGGCAAAGTCTTAACTGTGGGCGGCATAAAGGAGAAGACCATTGCT GCTCGACGAAGCGGTGTCACTTGCCTTATTTTACCAGTTGACAATAAGAAGGACTTTGAGGAGTTACCCGGCTTTATTACCGATGGTTTAGAAGTGCACTTTGCTAGCGACTACGACGATGTCTTTAAGATTGCCTTTGCTGACACTAACTTGACGACTTCAGAGACAAATAGCACCACACCGGTGGCGCAGCGTGAAAAGATCCCAAGCGCAGCCACAGCCTCACCTAAGACAGGCAGCTCTTAG
- the LOC132794207 gene encoding venom protease: MMKCLQLSFVLLLSFSRQLVLSKSYSNEHIDLLDLSDNDEFQWGADENKLYSQANANNDSNIDGISNFLSRHRLNKRQAPSDSPLLENKDYGACRTPLGDVGRCRHIIYCRMPELKNDVWRLVSQLCIIEKSAIGICCTDQATNSRFSPQIVSGSDAETPRIINRQPEQRGCGITTRQFPRITGGRPAEADEWPWMAALLREGFSFVWCGGVLITDRHVLTAAHCLENIKKDQLFVRLGEYNTHQLNETRARDFRIASMVLHVDYDTHNYMNDIAMIRIERPTLFNTYIWPVCMPPLNEDWSGRNAIVMGWGTQKFNGAHSKVLMEANLPVWKQSDCQAAMVEHIPSTVICAGLPEGGQDSCQGDSGGPLVVQLPNMRWVTIGIVSWGLGCAQAGRPGVYTRVDRYLDWIISNADI; the protein is encoded by the exons ATGATGAAGTGCCTGCAGCTTAGTTTTGTTCTTCTGCTCAGCTTCAGTAGGCAGCTGGTGCTGTCCAAAAGCTATTCAAACGAACACATTG ATCTGCTTGACTTAAGCGACAACGATGAGTTCCAGTGGGGCGCTGACGAGAACAAGTTGTATAGCCAAGCTAATGCCAATAATGATAGTAATATAGATGGAATATCCAATTTTCTGTCGCGTCATCGACTCAACAAACGTCAAGCTCCGTCTGACAGCCCTTTGCTG GAGAACAAGGATTATGGTGCCTGTCGCACGCCACTTGGCGATGTGGGACGCTGTCGCCACATCATCTACTGTCGCATGCCGGAGCTGAAGAACGATGTGTGGCGTCTGGTCTCACAGTTGTGCATCATTGAGAAAAG CGCCATTGGCATTTGTTGCACGGATCAAGCGACCAATTCTCGCTTCAGTCCGCAGATTGTAAGCGGAAGCGATGCGGAGACTCCACGTATCATTAATCGGCAGCCGGAGCAAAGAGGCTGCGGCATAACGACTCGTCAATTCCCTCGCATCACTGGCGGTCGTCCAGCGGAGGCCGATGAGTGGCCCTGGATGGCAGCATTGCTACGCGAGGGTTTCTCTTTTGTCTGGTGCGGCGGAGTGCTCATCACAGATCGTCATGTCTTAACCGCTGCTCATTGTCTGGAGAACATCAAAAAGGATCAGTTATTCGTACGCCTGGGAGAATACAACACGCAT CAATTGAATGAGACGCGTGCGCGTGATTTTCGCATTGCCAGCATGGTGCTCCATGTGGACTACGATACACACAACTATATGAACGATATTGCCATGATACGCATCGAGCGACCCACGTTGTTCAATACCTACATTTGGCCAGTGTGCATGCCGCCTTTAAATGAGGATTGGTCGGGACGCAATGCCATTGTCATGGGTTGGGGCACGCAAAAGTTTAATGGTGCACATTCCAAAGTGCTTATGGAG GCAAATTTGCCGGTGTGGAAGCAATCGGATTGTCAGGCTGCCATGGTGGAGCACATACCGTCCACAGTCATCTGCGCAGGTCTACCAGAGGGTGGACAGGACAGTTGCCAAGGCGATAGCGGTGGTCCGTTGGTGGTGCAGTTGCCCAACATGCGTTGGGTCACCATTGGCATTGTCTCCTGGGGTTTGGGATGTGCTCAAGCGGGTCGTCCTGGTGTCTATACACGCGTCGATCGCTATCTGGACTGGATCATCTCCAATGCAGACAtttaa
- the LOC132794210 gene encoding collagenase-like codes for MKVLIIFALVLAYASGTVLHDELNIESSNMWNNRNVNIINGHDASPGQFPYQAGLIMYKVENISFCGGSLINNNWILTAAHCTHGAHKVHIFLGSVLLNESKVTLIVQEKDIIVHENWNGTLRTNDISLIRIPYVEYSKDIQPVKLPKIQSRNETYANNQSIASGWGQTSNANLINILQYAKVKIMSNELCKIYFPYKIISSTLCTYTNNATPCFGDSGGPLVELSNLVQVGISAFTSAKCSQRNPAVFTRVTSFLDWIKDHTGMIF; via the exons ATGAAGGTGCTCATTATATTTGCTTTGGTGCTAGCCTACGCCTCGGGAACGGTTCTTCATGATGAGCTCAACATTGAGTCTAGTAACATGTGGAATAATCGCAATGTTAACATCATCAACGGACATGACGCTTCTCCCGGACAATTTCCCTATCAAGCCGGACTAATTATGTACAAAGttgaaaacatttctttttgcGGTGGCTCCTTGATCAACAACAATTGGATTTTGACTGCTGCGCACTGCACGCATGG TGCCCATAAAGTCCACATTTTCTTGGGCAGTGTTTTGCTTAACGAGTCCAAAGTTACGCTAATCGTTCAAGAGAAAGACATCATCGTCCACGAAAACTGGAACGGTACTCTTAGAACCAACGACATCTCACTCATCCGCATTCCATATGTGGAGTACAGCAAAGACATTCAACCCGTTAAGTTGCCGAAGATCCAGTCGCGTAATGAGACCTACGCTAATAATCAGTCAATAGCTTCCGGCTGGGGACAAACCTCGAACGCTAACCTTATCAATATACTTCAATACGCGAAAGTAAAGATCATGTCGAACGAACTTTGCAAGATTTATTTTCCCTATAAGATTATCTCTTCCACCCTCTGCACTTACACGAACAATGCAACACCTTGCTTCGGCGACTCTGGTGGCCCATTGGTGGAGTTGAGCAACTTGGTTCAGGTCGGTATATCCGCTTTTACTTCAGCAAAATGTAGTCAACGAAATCCGGCTGTTTTCACCCGTGTAACAAGTTTTCTCGACTGGATCAAGGATCACACCGGCATGATTTTTTAA
- the LOC132794213 gene encoding uncharacterized protein LOC132794213 isoform X1 translates to MHARFADPEPASPDSVDKIETETLESRIEDFKQNPNNMTVLHEFIDEVVQHAETEANKRALEAQKSQQGKEKRQSFAIPDFKNGKVVNRARGFVVRIFDAICNCANNNAAAATTRFKLRSNGTGGGGGAGGGKRQQSQDEQETLALSKKKPSAEGKKKAKGVTMADNVEAGVRLMD, encoded by the exons ATGCACGCCAGATTCGCGGATCCTGAGCCCGCCTCACCGGACAGTGTGGACAAAATCGAGACGGAAACGTTGGAGTCACGCATTGAGGACTTCAAACAGAATCCCAACAACATGACCGTCCTGCACGAGTTCATCGATGAGGTAGTCCAGCATGCCGAAACCGAGGCCAATAAACGTGCGCTTGAGGCACAAAAATCGCAACAG GGCAAGGAGAAACGACAGA GTTTCGCCATACCAGATTTTAAGAACGGTAAGGTTGTCAATCGTGCCCGTGGCTTTGTGGTCCGCATCTTCGATGCCATCTGCAACTgtgccaacaacaatgcagctgcagccaCGACGCGTTTCAAGTTGCGCAGCAATGGCACCGGAGGAGGCGGTGGAGCTGGTGGTGGTAAACGTCAGCAATCCCAGGATGAGCAGGAAACGTTGGCGCTCAGCAAGAAGAAGCCATCGGCGGAGGGCAAGAAGAAAGCCAAAGGCGTCACCATGGCCGACAATGTCGAGGCAGGCGTCCGACTCATGGACTAA
- the LOC132794213 gene encoding uncharacterized protein LOC132794213 isoform X2, with protein MHARFADPEPASPDSVDKIETETLESRIEDFKQNPNNMTVLHEFIDEVVQHAETEANKRALEAQKSQQGKEKRQNFKNGKVVNRARGFVVRIFDAICNCANNNAAAATTRFKLRSNGTGGGGGAGGGKRQQSQDEQETLALSKKKPSAEGKKKAKGVTMADNVEAGVRLMD; from the exons ATGCACGCCAGATTCGCGGATCCTGAGCCCGCCTCACCGGACAGTGTGGACAAAATCGAGACGGAAACGTTGGAGTCACGCATTGAGGACTTCAAACAGAATCCCAACAACATGACCGTCCTGCACGAGTTCATCGATGAGGTAGTCCAGCATGCCGAAACCGAGGCCAATAAACGTGCGCTTGAGGCACAAAAATCGCAACAG GGCAAGGAGAAACGACAGA ATTTTAAGAACGGTAAGGTTGTCAATCGTGCCCGTGGCTTTGTGGTCCGCATCTTCGATGCCATCTGCAACTgtgccaacaacaatgcagctgcagccaCGACGCGTTTCAAGTTGCGCAGCAATGGCACCGGAGGAGGCGGTGGAGCTGGTGGTGGTAAACGTCAGCAATCCCAGGATGAGCAGGAAACGTTGGCGCTCAGCAAGAAGAAGCCATCGGCGGAGGGCAAGAAGAAAGCCAAAGGCGTCACCATGGCCGACAATGTCGAGGCAGGCGTCCGACTCATGGACTAA
- the LOC132794214 gene encoding general odorant-binding protein lush yields MRLNESTSASRCSKSTCRCMSYQLVLALLLLLPRFCDGVNMQQFIQSLDMMRNGCMPKFKVQVDQLDRIRDGDFSVEPDQDLLCYTKCIAQLAGTLTKKGEFSVSKAQAQMPIILPPELQEPAKVALNHCKDAQKEHKDTCAKVYYISKCMADFDRANFKFP; encoded by the exons ATGAGACTCAACGAATCCACTTCAGCTTCCAGGTGTAGCAAAAGCACCTGTAGGTGCATGTCCTACCAGCTGGTGCTTgctctcctgctgctgctgccacgtTTCTGTGACGGCGTCAACATGCAACAGTTTATCCAATCGCTTGACATGATGCGCAACGGTTGCATGCCCAAATTTAAGGTTCAAGTGGATCAATTGGATCGCATACGAGATGGCGATTTTAGCGTAGAGCCCGATCAAGATTTGCTG TGCTATACGAAATGCATTGCCCAGCTGGCGGGCACCCTGACCAAGAAGGGTGAGTTCAGTGTGTCCAAGGCTCAGGCTCAAATGCCCATCATTTTGCCTCCTGAGCTGCAGGAACCCGCAAAGGTAGCGCTAAATCATTGCAAGGATGCAC AGAAAGAACACAAGGATACATGCGCGAAGGTCTACTACATAAGCAAGTGCATGGCAGACTTTGATCGTGCCAACTTCAAATTTccatag
- the LOC132794205 gene encoding transcription initiation factor TFIID subunit 6 isoform X2 — translation MSNKSSKTNNAASSMLYGSSISAESMKVIAESIGVGSLSDDAAKELAEDVSLKLKRIVQDAAKFMHHAKRQKMSVRDIDQSLKIRNIEPQYGFVSKDFVPFRFASGGGRELHFTEDKELDLSEITANSSIKIPLDLTLRSHWFVVEGIQPTVPENPPPLSKDSQFVDSVNPVIKLDQGLNKDAAGKPTTGKIHKLKNVETIHVKQLATHELSVEQQLYYKEITEACVGSDEPRRAEALQSLGSDPGLHEMLPRMCTFIAEGVKVNVVQNNLALLIYLMRMVRALLDNPSLFLEKYLHELIPSVMTCIVSKQLCMRPELDNHWALRDFASRLMAQICKTFNTLTNNLQTRVTRIFSKALQNDMTHLSSLYGSIEGLAELGGEVVKVFIIPRLKFISERIEPHLLGTSMSNTDKTAAGHIRAMLQKCCPPILKQMRSAPDIGEEYKNDYGFLGPSLCQAVVKARNAPANSTVALASTTINTAPITSAAQTATTIGRVSMPNTTQRQSPVVATMPQIRAIQANQPPQKFVIVTQNSPQQSQPKVVRRGSSPHSVVLSSSSANGANASNSNSSSTGSVSGSANSLLTSRSNDNSIVDVNSLIIETEIVRAPPELDDLSHLE, via the exons ATGAGTAATAAATCgtcaaaaacaaataatgccGCTAGTAGTATGCTATACGGCTCTAGTATATCAGCGGAATCAATGAAAGTAATAGCTGAAAGCATTGGAGTTGGCTCCCTGTCTGACGATGCCGCTAAAGAACTTGCCGAAGATGTGTCTCTCAAATTGAAGCGTATTGTCCAAGATGCCGCCAAATTCATGCACCATGCGAAGCGCCAGAAGATGTCAGTTAGAGATATTGATCAGTCGCTCAAGATACGCAACATTGAACCGCAATATGGGTTTGTGTCCAAGGACTTTGTACCCTTTCGTTTCGCCTCCGGCGGCGGCCGTGAGTTGCATTTCACTGAGGATAAAGAGTTGGACTTAAGTGAAATCACTGCAAACAGTTCAATAAAGATACCACTAGACCTGACACTGCGCTCCCATTGGTTCGTTGTTGAGGGCATTCAACCCACAGTGCCGGAAAATCCGCCTCCTCTCTCTAAAGACTCGCAATTCGTGGACTCTGTAAATCCGGTCATAAAGCTAGATCAAGGACTGAACAAAGATGCTGCTGGTAAACCCACGACTGGTAAAATTCACAAGCTGAAGAACGTGGAAACGATACATGTGAAGCAACTTGCTACTCACGAGTTGTCCgtggagcagcagctgtaCTACAAAGAGATCACCGAGGCTTGTGTGGGATCTGATGAGCCGCGTCGTGCTGAAGCCCTGCAGTCTCTTGGTTCCGATCCTGGCTTGCACGAGATGCTGCCACGCATGTGTACGTTTATTGCAGAGGGCGTTAAAGTGAATGTGGTGCAGAATAATCTGGCATTATTAATCTATTTAATGCGCATGGTGCGTGCATTGCTCGACAATCCATCGCTCTTCCTCGAGAAATAC CTGCACGAACTTATACCGTCTGTGATGACCTGCATTGTATCGAAGCAGCTTTGCATGCGTCCAGAGCTGGATAATCACTGGGCATTGCGTGACTTTGCCTCTCGTCTCATGGCCCAAATTTGTAAGACCTTCAACACGCTCACGAATAATCTGCAGACACGTGTGACACG CATCTTTAGCAAGGCGCTGCAAAACGACATGACGCATTTGTCATCTCTCTACGGGTCCATTGAGGGTTTAGCGGAGCTGGGCGGCGAAGTGGTGAAAGTGTTTATCATACCACGACTCAAATTCATCTCGGAACGCATTGAACCGCATCTGCTGGGCACATCGATGAGTAACACGGACAAAACAGCAGCTGGACACATACGCGCGATGCTACAGAAGTGTTGTCCGCCAATATTGAAGCAAATGCGCAGTGCTCCAGACATTGGCGAGGAGTACAAGAATGACTATGGCTTTCTAGGTCCATCGCTATGCCAAGCTGTCGTCAAAGCTCGCAATGCGCCAGCCAACAGCACTGTGGCACTGGCATCCACTACCATCAATACGGCGCCTATAACAAGTGCAGCACAAACGGCCACCACAATTGGACGTGTCTCGATGCCAAACACCACACAGAGGCAAAG CCCTGTGGTGGCGACGATGCCGCAGATACGTGCCATCCAAGCCAATCAGCCGCCGCAAAAGTTTGTGATCGTCACACAGAATTCACCACAGCAATCACAACCCAAGGTGGTGCGACGCGGCAGTTCGCCGCACAGTGTGGTGTTGTCATCGTCCTCGGCGAATGGCGCCAATGCATCTAATTCGAACTCATCGTCGACGGGAAGCGTCAGCGGCAGTGCAAATAGTTTGTTGACGTCGCGCAGTAATGATAAT AGCATTGTGGATGTCAATTCGTTGATCATTGAAACGGAAATCGTACGCGCACCGCCCGAGCTGGATGATTTATCACATCTGGAGTAG
- the LOC132794205 gene encoding transcription initiation factor TFIID subunit 6 isoform X1: MSNKSSKTNNAASSMLYGSSISAESMKVIAESIGVGSLSDDAAKELAEDVSLKLKRIVQDAAKFMHHAKRQKMSVRDIDQSLKIRNIEPQYGFVSKDFVPFRFASGGGRELHFTEDKELDLSEITANSSIKIPLDLTLRSHWFVVEGIQPTVPENPPPLSKDSQFVDSVNPVIKLDQGLNKDAAGKPTTGKIHKLKNVETIHVKQLATHELSVEQQLYYKEITEACVGSDEPRRAEALQSLGSDPGLHEMLPRMCTFIAEGVKVNVVQNNLALLIYLMRMVRALLDNPSLFLEKYLHELIPSVMTCIVSKQLCMRPELDNHWALRDFASRLMAQICKTFNTLTNNLQTRVTRIFSKALQNDMTHLSSLYGSIEGLAELGGEVVKVFIIPRLKFISERIEPHLLGTSMSNTDKTAAGHIRAMLQKCCPPILKQMRSAPDIGEEYKNDYGFLGPSLCQAVVKARNAPANSTVALASTTINTAPITSAAQTATTIGRVSMPNTTQRQSSPVVATMPQIRAIQANQPPQKFVIVTQNSPQQSQPKVVRRGSSPHSVVLSSSSANGANASNSNSSSTGSVSGSANSLLTSRSNDNSIVDVNSLIIETEIVRAPPELDDLSHLE; encoded by the exons ATGAGTAATAAATCgtcaaaaacaaataatgccGCTAGTAGTATGCTATACGGCTCTAGTATATCAGCGGAATCAATGAAAGTAATAGCTGAAAGCATTGGAGTTGGCTCCCTGTCTGACGATGCCGCTAAAGAACTTGCCGAAGATGTGTCTCTCAAATTGAAGCGTATTGTCCAAGATGCCGCCAAATTCATGCACCATGCGAAGCGCCAGAAGATGTCAGTTAGAGATATTGATCAGTCGCTCAAGATACGCAACATTGAACCGCAATATGGGTTTGTGTCCAAGGACTTTGTACCCTTTCGTTTCGCCTCCGGCGGCGGCCGTGAGTTGCATTTCACTGAGGATAAAGAGTTGGACTTAAGTGAAATCACTGCAAACAGTTCAATAAAGATACCACTAGACCTGACACTGCGCTCCCATTGGTTCGTTGTTGAGGGCATTCAACCCACAGTGCCGGAAAATCCGCCTCCTCTCTCTAAAGACTCGCAATTCGTGGACTCTGTAAATCCGGTCATAAAGCTAGATCAAGGACTGAACAAAGATGCTGCTGGTAAACCCACGACTGGTAAAATTCACAAGCTGAAGAACGTGGAAACGATACATGTGAAGCAACTTGCTACTCACGAGTTGTCCgtggagcagcagctgtaCTACAAAGAGATCACCGAGGCTTGTGTGGGATCTGATGAGCCGCGTCGTGCTGAAGCCCTGCAGTCTCTTGGTTCCGATCCTGGCTTGCACGAGATGCTGCCACGCATGTGTACGTTTATTGCAGAGGGCGTTAAAGTGAATGTGGTGCAGAATAATCTGGCATTATTAATCTATTTAATGCGCATGGTGCGTGCATTGCTCGACAATCCATCGCTCTTCCTCGAGAAATAC CTGCACGAACTTATACCGTCTGTGATGACCTGCATTGTATCGAAGCAGCTTTGCATGCGTCCAGAGCTGGATAATCACTGGGCATTGCGTGACTTTGCCTCTCGTCTCATGGCCCAAATTTGTAAGACCTTCAACACGCTCACGAATAATCTGCAGACACGTGTGACACG CATCTTTAGCAAGGCGCTGCAAAACGACATGACGCATTTGTCATCTCTCTACGGGTCCATTGAGGGTTTAGCGGAGCTGGGCGGCGAAGTGGTGAAAGTGTTTATCATACCACGACTCAAATTCATCTCGGAACGCATTGAACCGCATCTGCTGGGCACATCGATGAGTAACACGGACAAAACAGCAGCTGGACACATACGCGCGATGCTACAGAAGTGTTGTCCGCCAATATTGAAGCAAATGCGCAGTGCTCCAGACATTGGCGAGGAGTACAAGAATGACTATGGCTTTCTAGGTCCATCGCTATGCCAAGCTGTCGTCAAAGCTCGCAATGCGCCAGCCAACAGCACTGTGGCACTGGCATCCACTACCATCAATACGGCGCCTATAACAAGTGCAGCACAAACGGCCACCACAATTGGACGTGTCTCGATGCCAAACACCACACAGAGGCAAAG CAGCCCTGTGGTGGCGACGATGCCGCAGATACGTGCCATCCAAGCCAATCAGCCGCCGCAAAAGTTTGTGATCGTCACACAGAATTCACCACAGCAATCACAACCCAAGGTGGTGCGACGCGGCAGTTCGCCGCACAGTGTGGTGTTGTCATCGTCCTCGGCGAATGGCGCCAATGCATCTAATTCGAACTCATCGTCGACGGGAAGCGTCAGCGGCAGTGCAAATAGTTTGTTGACGTCGCGCAGTAATGATAAT AGCATTGTGGATGTCAATTCGTTGATCATTGAAACGGAAATCGTACGCGCACCGCCCGAGCTGGATGATTTATCACATCTGGAGTAG